The following are encoded together in the Desulfurella sp. genome:
- a CDS encoding acyl-CoA dehydrogenase family protein, whose protein sequence is MFVDYYKIDDLLGDEDKLLRDSLRKFLEDNIKPLIKQAWHKQEKLDFRTIAKQFGELGILGSFIEEKYNCPGATYTTYGIVCQEVERIDSALRSFVAVNTGLVMYPIWRYGSEDQRMQFLPKLASGEKIGCYGLTEPDAGSDPSSMKTTAKKIKDKWVLNGSKMWITEAEIADVAIVWAKDADDGKVKGFIVEKGTQGFYQKDLEELGSMRAGGVGELAFTDCAIPLENRLPNIEGLKGPFSCLNMARYGISWGAIGASMDCFETALSYSLDRKQFGEPIASYQLVQEKLANMITEITKAQLVSLRLSQLLNENKATPAQISLAKRNNVRTARFCAQTAREILGANGISLDYSPIRHMANIESVYTYEGTDDMHTLIIGRDITGIEAFRKK, encoded by the coding sequence ATGTTTGTAGACTACTACAAAATTGATGATTTACTAGGTGATGAAGATAAATTGCTCAGGGATAGTCTAAGAAAATTTTTAGAAGACAATATAAAACCGCTTATTAAACAAGCGTGGCACAAGCAAGAAAAACTTGATTTTAGAACCATTGCAAAACAATTTGGTGAACTTGGCATACTTGGTAGCTTTATAGAAGAAAAATACAATTGTCCTGGTGCAACCTATACAACATATGGCATTGTATGTCAGGAAGTAGAACGTATAGATAGCGCTCTAAGAAGTTTCGTAGCGGTAAATACAGGTCTAGTTATGTATCCCATCTGGCGCTATGGCAGTGAAGATCAAAGAATGCAGTTTTTGCCCAAGCTTGCAAGCGGAGAGAAAATAGGTTGCTATGGTTTAACAGAGCCAGATGCAGGCTCAGACCCATCAAGCATGAAAACTACTGCAAAAAAAATCAAAGACAAATGGGTGTTAAATGGTTCAAAAATGTGGATAACAGAAGCAGAAATTGCTGATGTAGCAATAGTGTGGGCAAAAGATGCTGATGATGGCAAAGTAAAGGGTTTTATTGTAGAAAAAGGAACACAAGGCTTTTATCAAAAAGACTTAGAAGAGCTTGGTTCTATGAGAGCAGGCGGTGTTGGCGAGCTAGCTTTTACTGATTGTGCAATACCTTTAGAAAATAGATTACCAAATATTGAAGGTCTAAAGGGCCCGTTTTCTTGCCTTAATATGGCAAGATATGGCATATCCTGGGGAGCAATTGGCGCTAGTATGGATTGTTTTGAAACTGCCCTTAGTTACTCTCTTGATAGAAAACAATTTGGCGAGCCCATTGCATCATACCAGCTAGTCCAGGAAAAACTTGCCAATATGATTACAGAAATTACAAAAGCTCAACTTGTAAGCTTAAGGCTTTCTCAGTTGTTAAATGAAAATAAAGCAACTCCAGCTCAAATTTCTCTTGCAAAAAGAAACAATGTAAGAACAGCGAGGTTTTGCGCTCAAACAGCAAGAGAAATCCTTGGCGCAAATGGCATAAGCCTAGATTACTCACCAATTCGACATATGGCAAATATTGAATCAGTATATACTTATGAAGGCACAGACGATATGCATACGCTTATAATTGGTAGAGACATAACAGGAATTGAGGCTTTTAGAAAAAAATGA
- a CDS encoding LysR family transcriptional regulator produces MNVADLSLHHVVVFNSVAKTLNMSKSAKELLVTQSAVSQTIKDLETKFSVKLFLRKNRRLYLTEEGKEFYYYTKKIFDILEEAKLCLENFNTLKKGRVSIGASMTIGNYLLPEFIVKFKQTYPDIDLSLFIANSSEVIEKLRTSEIDLALIEGLPYTNDKSIKIIRFAKDKLTFICSPQHKFASQQKVTLKELLKEQFIMRER; encoded by the coding sequence ATGAATGTGGCTGATTTGTCACTACATCATGTAGTGGTATTCAATAGTGTAGCAAAAACACTTAATATGAGCAAGAGTGCAAAAGAGCTTTTGGTCACTCAATCGGCAGTTAGTCAAACTATAAAAGATTTGGAAACAAAATTTTCTGTTAAATTATTTTTGAGAAAAAATAGACGCTTGTATTTAACAGAAGAGGGTAAAGAATTTTATTACTATACAAAAAAAATTTTTGATATTTTAGAAGAAGCAAAGTTGTGTTTGGAAAATTTCAATACCCTAAAAAAGGGACGTGTGTCAATTGGTGCAAGCATGACAATTGGTAACTACTTATTGCCAGAGTTTATTGTAAAGTTTAAACAAACTTATCCAGATATTGATTTGAGTTTATTTATTGCAAATAGTTCAGAAGTAATCGAAAAACTTCGCACCTCAGAAATTGATCTTGCCTTAATTGAAGGCTTACCTTATACAAATGATAAATCAATTAAGATAATACGTTTTGCCAAAGATAAGTTAACGTTTATTTGTTCTCCTCAGCATAAATTTGCTTCGCAACAAAAAGTAACATTAAAAGAATTATTAAAAGAACAATTTATTATGCGTGAGCGAG
- a CDS encoding acyl-CoA thioesterase, which yields MSLLTRPNELSLEKIIPLSTSNTLRNNFMVLDEELPANIRFGLLLEIMDTLAADTARLYVNQFYKDAVVVTAAIDTIIVRNPADIARDLVFKSRINYVGKTSMEVGIRIEQPNPQTHIATCYFTLVARRGPRDNRVSVALPPLNYIDDMEKRRYQKAIERKEHYMAQKNLESQPPSLEEYRLLEKLHKAQEDQNFNGLLASKLFLTSWERTFPAYKNPNQTIFGGYLARRSYELSTMCAELIATKRPIIAAVNRMNFINPVKIGDKLLFKSNIVYTHKSFICIETTISRMGRYEKKISNLTDSCLFTFVNVDEKLKPYPVETIYPLTYFEDQKYLEARRSLTAIISEIKNGLLKESDLAHFD from the coding sequence ATGAGTCTGCTAACCAGACCAAACGAACTATCATTAGAAAAAATCATACCATTAAGCACAAGTAATACATTAAGAAACAACTTTATGGTATTGGATGAAGAATTGCCTGCAAATATTAGATTTGGGCTTTTGCTAGAGATTATGGATACACTCGCTGCTGATACTGCAAGGCTGTATGTAAATCAGTTTTACAAAGATGCCGTTGTAGTAACTGCGGCAATTGATACAATAATAGTGCGAAACCCAGCTGATATTGCAAGAGATTTGGTTTTTAAGTCTCGTATAAACTATGTAGGCAAAACATCAATGGAAGTAGGCATAAGAATCGAACAGCCAAACCCTCAAACTCATATTGCAACTTGTTATTTTACGCTTGTAGCAAGAAGAGGTCCAAGGGACAATCGTGTAAGCGTTGCGCTCCCACCTTTAAATTATATTGATGATATGGAAAAAAGACGTTATCAAAAAGCCATAGAAAGAAAAGAACACTATATGGCTCAAAAAAATTTGGAAAGCCAACCTCCATCTTTGGAAGAATATAGACTTTTAGAAAAATTACATAAAGCCCAGGAAGATCAAAACTTTAATGGACTTTTAGCATCTAAGCTATTTCTTACTTCATGGGAGCGAACATTTCCTGCCTACAAAAATCCAAACCAAACAATATTTGGTGGTTATCTAGCAAGAAGATCCTATGAGCTTTCCACCATGTGTGCAGAACTTATTGCAACAAAAAGGCCAATAATTGCAGCAGTAAACAGGATGAATTTTATAAATCCTGTTAAAATTGGAGATAAATTATTGTTTAAAAGCAATATAGTCTATACACACAAAAGTTTTATATGTATAGAAACAACTATATCACGTATGGGACGCTACGAGAAAAAAATTAGTAATTTAACCGATTCGTGCTTATTTACATTTGTTAATGTAGATGAAAAATTAAAACCTTATCCTGTAGAAACTATTTACCCTTTAACTTATTTTGAAGACCAAAAATACTTAGAAGCAAGAAGAAGTTTAACTGCAATAATTTCTGAAATAAAAAACGGCTTGCTTAAAGAAAGCGACTTAGCTCATTTTGACTGA
- a CDS encoding LysR substrate-binding domain-containing protein translates to GTRQIIEAELAKLGAHVKVAYEFNNPEAIKNAVSCNLGISALSELIIKNELQMGMLKEIPITNIKIYRWFYMMRINSYNKAQTIFENYLLETFKNQSK, encoded by the coding sequence GGTACCAGACAGATTATAGAAGCAGAACTTGCAAAATTAGGCGCTCATGTAAAAGTAGCCTATGAATTCAATAATCCAGAAGCCATTAAAAATGCTGTATCTTGCAATTTGGGCATCTCAGCTTTAAGTGAGCTTATAATTAAAAATGAACTTCAAATGGGTATGCTAAAAGAAATTCCCATTACAAATATTAAAATATATAGATGGTTTTATATGATGAGAATAAATAGCTACAACAAAGCTCAAACAATATTTGAAAATTATCTTTTAGAAACTTTTAAAAATCAGTCAAAATGA
- the mdh gene encoding malate dehydrogenase, which translates to MRRSKVTVIGAGNVGATAAHWAAIEGLGDVVLLDVLEGIPQGKALDQSQFRPISGISCSIIGTNDYKDTADSDVIIITSGIARKPGMSRDDLLATNVKIVKEVTEKALEYSKDAYLVVVTNPIDAMVYTSYKVSGLPKNKVIGMAGVLDSARYRSFLADAIGVSPKDVNAIVMGIHGDYMLPLVRLANVCGIPITELLPKDEIDAIVKRTQNGGAEIVAHLKTGSAYYTPAAAAVEMAKAIIFDEKRVLPCAAYLEGEFGISGYFLGVPVVIGKNGVEKILQFKLTEEEQSLLKLSVEKVKEQVASVNKILGW; encoded by the coding sequence ATGAGACGCAGTAAAGTAACTGTTATTGGAGCAGGTAATGTAGGCGCAACAGCAGCGCATTGGGCAGCAATTGAAGGTCTTGGTGATGTAGTTTTATTGGATGTTTTAGAAGGTATTCCTCAAGGTAAAGCCCTTGATCAATCTCAGTTTAGGCCTATTTCTGGTATTTCTTGCAGTATCATTGGTACAAACGATTACAAAGATACTGCTGATTCTGATGTTATTATCATTACATCCGGTATTGCAAGAAAACCTGGTATGTCAAGGGATGATTTACTTGCCACAAATGTAAAAATAGTAAAAGAAGTTACAGAAAAAGCGTTGGAATACTCAAAAGATGCTTATTTAGTTGTAGTTACAAACCCAATAGATGCTATGGTTTATACTTCTTACAAAGTATCGGGCTTACCAAAAAATAAAGTTATTGGTATGGCAGGCGTGTTGGATTCAGCAAGGTATAGATCATTTTTAGCAGATGCTATTGGTGTTTCTCCAAAGGATGTAAATGCTATTGTTATGGGAATACATGGTGATTATATGTTGCCTTTGGTAAGACTTGCAAATGTGTGCGGCATTCCGATAACCGAACTTTTACCAAAGGATGAAATTGATGCTATTGTAAAAAGAACTCAAAATGGCGGTGCAGAAATCGTTGCACACCTAAAAACAGGTTCAGCTTACTATACACCGGCTGCTGCAGCTGTTGAGATGGCAAAAGCAATTATTTTTGATGAAAAAAGAGTACTGCCATGCGCAGCATACCTTGAAGGCGAGTTTGGCATTTCTGGTTATTTTTTAGGTGTACCAGTTGTAATAGGTAAAAATGGCGTCGAAAAAATATTGCAATTTAAACTCACAGAAGAAGAGCAATCATTGCTTAAATTATCTGTTGAAAAAGTTAAAGAACAGGTAGCTTCAGTAAATAAAATTTTGGGTTGGTAG
- a CDS encoding CoA transferase produces the protein MNKRLPLEGIKVLDLSRVLALPFATMILSDLGAEVIKVERPKVGDETRHWGPPFLKTESAYFLCTNRNKKSITVDISKKEGQKIIHELVRLCDVFVENFKVGELTKYSLDYKNIKKLNPTIVYCSLTGYGQNGPKSNLPGYDFIMQGESGLMSITGLPKGQPMKVGVAILDIISGLYATIAILASLYKRQKIKQSEYIDLALYDCAVSSLANVASNYLVSAKIPKRYGNAHPNIVPYQTFKAKDKYFNLAVGNDEQFQKLANLLNTDALKQDKFKKNENRVRNRKELVKILHEVFKTQNAQYWVDLFQSHNIPAGHINNLKEVFEDKQLLERDMVKIINHPFGMLKIVGTPIKLSNSSISEPKSPPLLGQDTINVLKKLLHYNKAYIKHLKNQNVI, from the coding sequence ATGAATAAAAGGTTACCGCTTGAAGGCATAAAGGTACTTGATTTATCACGCGTTTTAGCTTTGCCTTTTGCCACCATGATACTATCAGATTTAGGTGCAGAAGTAATAAAGGTAGAAAGACCAAAAGTTGGCGATGAAACACGCCATTGGGGACCTCCTTTTTTGAAAACAGAAAGCGCTTATTTTCTTTGCACGAACCGTAATAAGAAAAGTATTACTGTTGATATAAGCAAAAAAGAAGGCCAAAAAATTATACATGAGTTAGTTAGGCTTTGCGATGTATTTGTAGAAAACTTCAAAGTAGGAGAACTCACAAAATATTCACTTGATTACAAAAATATAAAAAAGTTAAACCCAACAATTGTATACTGTTCATTAACTGGCTATGGCCAAAATGGACCAAAAAGCAATCTTCCAGGGTATGATTTTATAATGCAAGGTGAAAGCGGATTAATGAGCATAACCGGGTTACCAAAAGGCCAACCCATGAAAGTAGGCGTTGCTATTTTAGATATTATATCAGGTTTATATGCAACAATAGCAATACTTGCCAGTTTGTATAAAAGACAAAAAATCAAACAATCAGAATACATAGACCTTGCACTGTATGATTGTGCAGTATCCAGTCTTGCAAATGTTGCATCAAATTATCTGGTTAGCGCTAAAATACCGAAGCGCTATGGAAATGCTCACCCCAATATTGTTCCATACCAAACATTCAAAGCCAAAGACAAATACTTTAATTTAGCTGTAGGTAATGATGAACAATTTCAAAAATTAGCTAACTTGTTAAACACAGATGCTCTAAAACAAGATAAATTCAAAAAAAATGAAAATAGAGTAAGAAATAGAAAAGAATTGGTAAAAATTTTACATGAGGTATTCAAAACTCAAAATGCTCAATATTGGGTTGACTTATTTCAATCTCACAACATACCGGCAGGTCATATAAACAACCTTAAAGAAGTATTTGAAGACAAACAGTTGCTTGAAAGGGATATGGTTAAAATAATAAATCACCCATTTGGTATGTTAAAAATTGTTGGCACCCCTATAAAACTATCAAACTCATCCATTTCAGAGCCAAAAAGTCCACCCCTTCTTGGTCAGGATACAATAAACGTGCTTAAAAAATTACTTCATTACAATAAAGCATATATAAAACACTTAAAAAACCAAAATGTAATTTAA